The following is a genomic window from Brevibacterium limosum.
ACCACCGCCGAGGTGGACGGCGAAGTCATCGACCTCGGCCGAGTGGGCGAGATCGCCCAGGTCAACACCACCGTGCTCACCGAACTCCTCGACGCCGGACGGGTGCCCGTCATCTGCTCCATCGCCTCCGAGATCGGGGGAGAGGCTGGGAAGCCGCTCAACATCAATGCGGACCTGGCCGCCTCGGCGGTGGCGAAGGCTCTCAAGGCGCACAAACTCATCATGCTCACCGATGTGCCCGGCCTCTACGCGAACTGGCCGGACACGTCCTCGCTCATCTCCCGCATCGACCCGGACAAGCTGCGCGAACTCCTGCCGTCGCTCGATTCGGGGATGATCCCGAAGATGACCGCGGCACTCGAAGCGATCGAGCACGGGGTCAAGCAGGCTCACATCATCGACGGCCGGATGGCGCACTCCCTGCTGCTCGAGGTCTTCACCTCCGAGGGCATCGGCACCATGGTCGAAGACACCATCGTCGAACCCGCACCGCTGGGCGACGGGCACCAGGCAGATCCCGCCGAGGCCGCCACGACGGATGGTTTGAA
Proteins encoded in this region:
- the argB gene encoding acetylglutamate kinase; this encodes MNSPVDMSTKSTAARLAAAQVKAEALTEALPWIKTFAGATIVIKYGGNAMVSPELQQSFADDIAFLRFAGIRPVVVHGGGPQISAMLKRLGIESEFKAGQRVTTEEAAEVIRMVLSGQVNRDIVSRINQNGDAAIGLSGEDADLLLAHKTTAEVDGEVIDLGRVGEIAQVNTTVLTELLDAGRVPVICSIASEIGGEAGKPLNINADLAASAVAKALKAHKLIMLTDVPGLYANWPDTSSLISRIDPDKLRELLPSLDSGMIPKMTAALEAIEHGVKQAHIIDGRMAHSLLLEVFTSEGIGTMVEDTIVEPAPLGDGHQADPAEAATTDGLNASNDSNGGRS